The following DNA comes from Paenibacillus crassostreae.
CTGTACACGGGCGATGCATCTCCTCCATATATACAGTTTGGGAGAAGCGAGTCATTTCATTACAGATATAGATTCAGAGAAATACAGTTTGGTGTAATTATATTAGTAGTTACATCCGGTGGATTGTCAGAATGTCTGTTCCTTCTGCTTGAATATTTAAACCTTCATAGAATTGCTTCTTGTAAGCAGATGGAGTGCAATTTTTGTGATTCTTAAATACCGTGATGAAATAACTTAGATTATCAAAGCCAACATCCATGGCGATATCTACGATTTTCTTGTCACTGTTCTCAAGTAGTTTACAGGCTTTCTGTATACGGTAATTGTTCATATAATCAATCGGGGTTTTCTGTACCATTTGTTTAAAGAAACGACAGAAGTGACCTTCGCTCATATTAATTTCTGAAGCAAGGTCTTTTAGCTTAAGGGATTCAGGATAATGATCATGAATGTAGTTCAGTACGATCTTGATTCGTTCAACCTTCTCATGACTTCCAATCGGATTCGGGTTACTTCTCGTTGATTGTTGCATGTGATTGGCCATATTAGCCAATATTAAATAAAGATGCGCTTTGGTCGTAAGCTCACATGTTGGTGCTTTGTTTTCGTTCTCTGTAAGAATGATGTCGAGGTAATGTAGAATGTCAATTTCCCATGACTCTGTTCTTTTGATATGAGGAGGAGGAAGTAATTGCTTCTTAAGTAATGGATCGATGAATTTCTCCTGCACAATATCAAAGGCGTGGCTAAGGAGTAAGTCAGGGCTGAATACAACTGCTGAGAAAATACAGGGGACCCCGTGGTCCCTTTCTACATATCCTGCATGAAGTTCACCGCTGTTTACAAAAATGGCTTCACCTGCATTTACTTCGTAATAGGACATGTTTATTTGGAACGTTGCGCTACCTTGTCTTACAACAATGAACTCCATTTCATCATGCCAGTGGCAATCTAAGATACTTTGGCCATTTAATTGTTCCACATTAGGGTAGATGCTAACAGGGTACATAGGGTTACCATGCACCCGATTTTCTTTTAATAAGTCACGATTCATGATATTCGATTCCACCTTTAGGATATTTACTTGTAGATTTAGAGTGAGATATCAATATATTGATACATTTGGTCAAAATAACGTAAGAAATGATTGTTTTATATCAATATTATTATAGTATAAACCATAGGAGGTAAGATACATGAAATTTACAGATGGTTATTGGCAAATTCGCGAAGGATATGAAGTTCAGAATCCCGCAGATATTCGTGACATTACACTAAACGGTGATTCAATGACCGTATATGCAGCAACGAAAAAGATTGAAACAAAAGGTGACACACTGAATGGTACATTGTTGAAAGCTACTTATAGCTCTCCAATGCCAGATGTTATTCGTGTTCAACTTAATCATCATAAAGGTAAAGTAAAGAAAAACCCTGAGTTTGAATTGTATACTGAACAAACCGATGTTCAAATCGCGATTGACGAAGAAGTGGCCGAACTTACAAGCGGAAGTTTAAGCGTTAAAGTGAACAGAAAAGAAGGATGGAATATCGATTTCAACTTCGCAGGCAAACGTATGACAGGTAGTGGTTGGAGAGCACCAGCTTACATTAAAGATCCTAACAAGACAGCTTTTTACCGGGAACAACTTGATCTAGGTGTTGGTGAATATATTTACGGTCTTGGAGAACGCTTCACACCGTTTGTGAAGAATGGTCAAATCGTGGATATGTGGAATGAAGATGGGGGTACAAGCTCCGAACAATCCTACAAGAACATTCCTTTCTATCTTTCGAATAAAGGTTATGGAGTGTTCGTTAACCATCCTGAGAGAGTATCTTACGAGATCGCTTCTGAGAATGTATCACGCGTACAGTTCAGTGTTGAAGGTGAGTCACTTGAATACTTCATCATTGGTGGTGGTACTCCAAAAGAAGTATTAAATAATTATACAAAACTAACAGGTAAACCAGCACTTCCACCAGCATGGACATTTGGTCTATGGCTTACAACATCATTCACAACAGATTATGATGAAACTACGGTTAATCATTTCATCGATGGTATGGCAGAACGCGATATTCCGTTGTCTGTATTCCACTTTGACTGTTTCTGGATGAAAGAATACCAATGGTGTGATTTCGAGTGGGATAAAGATATGTTCCCTGATCCAGAAGGTATGCTAAGACGCTTGAAAGATAAAGGTCTTAAAATTTGTGCATGGATTAACCCTTATATTGCTGAGAAATCTCACTTGTTTGATGAAGGTATGGAACATGGATATTTGGTTAAGACAGCTGACGGTAGCGTATGGCAATGGGATAAATGGCAAGCAGGTATGGCGCTTGTTGATTTCACCAATCCAGCTGCAGTTAAGTGGTATAAAGACAAGTTGAAGACACTAGTTGGCCAAGGAGTAGATAGCTTTAAAACAGACTTTGGCGAAAGAATTCCAACAGATGTAGTCTACTATGATGGATCTGATCCAGTTAAAATGCACAACTACTATACGTTCCTATACAACAAAGCTGTATTTGAAGTGTTGGAAGAAACCGTTGGTAAAGGGGAAGCTGCACTGTTCGCACGTTCTGCAACAGTTGGTGGACAACAATTCCCAGTACACTGGGGAGGAGATTGTTCCGCAAGTTATGAATCCATGGCAGAAACCGTTCGTGGCGGATTATCACTAGGTCTATCTGGTTTCGGATTCTGGAGTCACGATATTAGTGGTTTCGAAATGACAGCTGCACCAGACGTATACAAACGTTGGGTACAATTCGGTCTATTGTCTTCCCACAGCCGTCTACACGGAAGTACTTCGTACCGGGTACCTTGGTTGTTCGGAGATGAAGCAGTTGATGTCGTTCGTGAATTCACGAAGTTGAAATGCAGATTGATGCCTTACCTATTTAATTCTGCAGTAGAGTCTACTGTGAAGGGCCTTCCGATGATGAGAGCGATGATGCTAGAATATCCAGAAGATCCAACATGTGCTCCATTAGATACACAATACATGTTCGGTGATTCTATCCTAGTTGCCCCAATCTTCAATAAAGAAGGCGATGTGAAGTATTACCTTCCTGAAGGTACTTGGACGAACTATCTTACAGGAACGGTTCTTGAAGGTAATCGTTGGTACAGTGAGAACCATGACTTCATGACATTACCAATGATGGTTAAATCCAATACGATCCTTGCCGTGGGTCAACAAGATAACAAAACAGATTATGATTTCGCTGATGGCGTTAGCTTGCATGTGTTCCAATTGGCTGATGGTGCAACTGCACATGCTGAAGTTGTTAACTTGCAAGCGGTGAAAGAACTTGATGTTACAGCTACACGTTCTGGTTCCGTTATTGAAGTATCAACAAGTGGCGTAGGTAAAGCTTGGTCCGTTGTACTTAGAGGAATTAACGAAGTGGCTTCTGTTGATGGCGGTAAGTCAGAAGCAGGTGTTGATGGTGTCGTAATTACACCAGCAGCAGGTGCAACTTCTGTGAAAATCACTTTAGCTTAAGTTCATGAATATAGGTGTTTGACAATTTATTAGAACCGAGTCGGCAAGACGTTTATAGGGTAGGATCTTAGATTAATCCTAAACCTATACGTCTGATGGACTCGGTTTTTTCTATTAAAAGTAGGAGGTGCTTATGTGGAAATGTATAAATTATTTAAGAGTGTAACTGATGATCAAATTCGTGCCGTCATGATGGATACCTATGGTCCTGAGACAGAAGTGAAGCAGATTTCTCACATGAAAGGTGGAGCATTTAATACAACATATTATGTGGAATGTACTTCACCAGTTCAGAAGCTTATTCTCCGTATAGCTCCAGGAAATAAGGAGCATCTGCTTTCTTTTGAAAAGAATATCATGGCTGTTGAGCCTTACACTTATGAGTTGATGGCTCAAGCTGGAATTCCTTGTACAGAGGTTGTGCGTTATGATGGTTCTGGGTCGATTATTGACCGCCCATATATGTTAATATCATTCATTGAAAGTATTCAATTGAACGATCCCTCTATTACGTCTGAAGAGTATAAGGAATTGCAGGTGGAACTCGGAAAATATTTACGTCAGATGCATGATATATCTGCGGATACTTTTGGATTTCCTCAAGCTGATGGCTCTGTGAAGGGGTCAACTTCATGGGGTAAAGTATTGATTGATTTCTCTAGAGAAATTGCAGCGCTCTGCCGTGAGTATAACTTACTAGAATTAACAGTAATTGATAGGTTTCAAGACTATTTCGTAACGCATTCTACGTTATTTGATGAAATAACTGTTCCATCGCTTGTCCACAATGATTTATGGGATCCGAATGTATTGGTACAAAGAGATCTTGCAGGTATTCCTTATATTGCAGCTATTATCGATGCAGATAAGGTGATGTTCGCTGACCGAGAGTTTGATGCCATCTTATTTAAGAATGACCCGCAGATCATGAAAGGTTACGGTAGCGAACTAGACAATAATTCGAAAGCGATTACACGAAGAGAAGCATATGAGATGTTATGGATGTTTGCTTTTCTATATATTCATGAGATCCAAGTTGAAATGCATGAAGATGCAGCTTATTTCAAAGAGAAGGCAATGGAGTCATTTCATTCGTTAATCTAATATGCTATGTAGGAGATGTTAATATGGAACAAACATTTAAAGAATTCGCATTCTGGAATCATAGTTTGCCTTTGGAAGAACGCATTCAGGATCTCATCTCACATCTTACGATAGAGGAGAAAATCAGCTTAATTCCGACGAGACAGGCAGCAGTTGATCGATTGGGTGTCCCTGCTTATTGTGTTGGTGGAGAGGCTGCTCACGGTGTAGCTTGGAAAGGGGAAGCAACCGTGTTCCCACAGCCTATAGGGCTAGCATGTACTTGGAATCCAGAATTGATGAAGCAGATCGGTTCTGCTGTTGGTGATGAAGCTAGAGTCTTCTATCAGAATGATCCTACGCATCATGGCTTAACCTTATGGGCTCCCACAGTAGATATGGAGAGAGATCCACGTTGGGGACGAACAGAAGAGGCATACGGAGAAGATCCGCATCTGACAGGTAAATTAACCTCATCATTAATCCAAGGTATGCAAGGAGATCATCCGTTCTATCTTAAAATGGTCGCGACCTTGAAGCATTTTTTTGCTAATAATAATGAGGTAGATCGTTTAACTTTCTCATCTAGCATTGATCCACGGAACATGCATGAATATTATTTGAAAGCATTTGAAATGCCTTTTGTTGAAGGTGGGGCTTATTCTATGATGACTGCCTACAATTCAATTAATGGAACGCCAGCTATTGAGAGCCCTTATGTTAACCAGTTCGTTAAGGGTGAATGGAAAATGCCAGGATTCATTGTATGTGATGGTGGGGATTTGTCTCAGACGGTCGAGTACCATAAGTATCATAAGACCCATGCAGAGTCCGTAGCAGGAGCCCTGAAAGCAGGAGTAGACTGTCTGACAGATGAACAGGACTTAGTCATAGATGCGACGAGAGAAGCTCTTGATCGTGGTTTAATTGATGAACAAGATTTAAATCATGCGATCCGTAATATTTTTCATGTGCGGTTTAAACTTGGACAATTTGATCCTTCAGAGAATAACCCATACGCAGCGATTCCAAGTTCAGCATTGATGTCACCAGAGCATAGTAAACTGTCGCACAAGGCCGCGCAGGAATCGATAGTTCTATTGAGGAATGAGGGAGGATTATTACCCTTATCTCTAAAAAATACGGAGAGTGTTGCAGTCATTGGTCCTCTTGGGGATATTGTATATACAGATTGGTATAGTGGGACACTTCCATACTCGGTTACACCATTTGCGGGGATTTCCAAGAAATTAGAGGGTTCTGGTCGACACGTTAGCTATCATAGTGGTGATGATGTGATCAAGCTCAAGACAGTAGGAAGCGGTTGGTATGTCGTTGCCGGTAAAGAAACTACAGCACCTCTAATGCCTCAACCAGATGGTGGGAATGACAAGCGTGCATTATTTAAGCATACCGACTGGGGGTATGGTAGTCACACCTTACAATCCATTGCTAACGGATTATATGTCACGGCTAATGATGAGTTGACCCTTCATGCTTCAGCTGAACGAGTATGGGGTTGGTTCGTGAAAGAAGTGATGGATATCTCTTCACAAGATGATGAGTATGTAAGTATGAAGACGTGGAATGGACATCCGATTAGACTTTCAACAGATGAATATGGAGCAACTGTACTACGTGGTAGTGAAGATAAGGAATCATTACATGATACAAACTTCACGAAGGAAGTGGTATCCGATGGTCTTGCAGAAGCCATTAAAGCGGCACGTGAGAATGAGGTAGCCGTAGTATTTGTTGGAAATAGCCCTTTTGTGAATGGAAAAGAGGAAGTGGATCGTCCTGGGATTGAGTTACCTCCAGCCCAAGTTGAGTTAATTAAAGAAGTCTGCAAAGTTAATCCTCGTACTGTAGTTGTTATTGTAGGAAGTTATCCTTATGCTCTAGGAGAGATAGCTGAGATAGCACCAGCGATTATATATTCATCTCATGGAGGACAAGAGCTAGGAAATGCTATTGCAGATGTTCTATTCGGTGATTATAGCCCTGCTGGACGCTTAAATATGACCTGGTACCAAAATGAAGCACAACTAACTGACTTCTTAGATTACGATATCATTAAAACAAATCGTACCTATATGTATTTCGATGGTAAACCGCTCTATCCATTTGGTTATGGGCTGACGTATAGCGAGTTCAACTATAATAATATGATAGTAGCCAAGTCCTCTTACCATGACTCTGAGACAATCCAACTCGAGATGGAAGTAACGAATACGGGAGACATGGTCAGTGATGAAGTAGTACAATTATATGTTAAGGCCCTTCAATCTCGAGTGAAGACCCCTATCAAGCAATTGAAAGCATTTAGACGAATTAATCTTGAACCAGGTCAAAAAAAGAAAGTAAGCTTCCAAATTCTAGTATCTGAACTAGCGATTTGGGATGTAACAAGGGACCGTTTCTGCGTGGAGTCGGGCGGATATCAATTGTTAGTAGGAAGTTCTTCGGAAGATATTCGTTTGGACACTACTGTTCAAGTTACTGGAGAGGCCATTCCACATCGTGATTTGACGGGGATGACTTATGCTGAGAACTATGATGATTATCAAGATGTTATCTTAGATGAATGTTTGGAAGGTCGCACGGGAGTAAGAGCAGTGAACGATCAAGGATGGGTTGTTTATCACGATGTTGAATTTAAGAAGACTGTAGATTCCCTTGAAATGCGTGTATCAGGAGGAATAGCAGGTGGGAAAGTGGAGTTACGATTGGGGAGCCCTGAGGGAACGCAAGTAGGTCATTGTACGATCTTACCTAGTCATCGTGGTGAATGGTCAACGGTTACCTGTGATGTGGAGGAGGGTTTAGAGGGGATTCACTCTATATATCTAGTCTTACAGGGAAGTGTGAGTATTAGTCATTTTACCTTATCATCGTAAGTAACCATATTACATGGAAGGGGCATTGGAATTGGGAGACAAGCATTTTAAAGAAACAGTTGAGCTAACTTTGAAAGTTATAGGGGGAAAGTGGAAGCCGGTTATACTTTGTCACTTGACAGAGGGGACGCATCGATTTGGTGAGTTGAAGCGGGAGATGCCTATTACGCAAAAAATGTTAACACAACAATTAAGGGAGCTAGAAGATGACGAGATCATCATTCGTAAAGCGTATTCACAAGTACCTCCAAAAGTAGAGTATTCTTTAACGGAGTATGGGCAAACGGTCAAGGAGTTGCTTAATACCCTATCGAGCTGGGGTGAGAAGCATCAGGAAAGGCTTGAACACTAACACTAAATTAGAATCAAATTGCTCTTCGTAGTACCCATTTGGTAACTACGTTACATAAAAGTGCGTACTTTTATTATTGATAAAGTGTGGCTAGAATAAGGATTGTTAAGTCTAGAACATTTTAGAGGAGCGAATGACATATGAAATTACAATTAGCGTTAGACCTTGTCGATATTCCAGGAGCTATTGAAGTTGTGAAACAAGTCGAGTCTTTTGTTGATATTGTTGAAATTGGTACACCGATCGTTATTAATGAAGGATTACACGCGGTAAAAGCTCTTAAAGAAGCCTTTCCTAATATGACAGTACTTGCAGACTTAAAAATTATGGATGCAGGTGGATATGAAGTTATGAAAGCAGTTGAGGCTGGTGCAGATATCGTCACAATTCTTGGAGTAGCAGAGGATGCTAGTATTAAGGGTGCAGTTGAGGAAGCCAAAAAACATGGTAAGCAAATATTGGTCGATATGATTGCCGTGAAGAATCTAGCTGTGCGTGCAGCAGAGGTTGATGCTTTAGGCGTCGATTACATTTGCGTTCATACGGGCTATGATCTTCAAGCAGAAGGACAAAATTCCTTTGAAGATCTCCGGACGATCAAAGCGGTTGTAAAAAATGCAAAAGTAGCTGTTGCGGGTGGTATTAAACTCAGCACTTTACCGGAAGTTATTGCAGTTAATCCAGATCTTGTTATTGTTGGCGGGGGTATTACAGGGGAAACCAATATGAGTTCAGCTGCTTCTGAGATGAAGCGACTAATTACCCAAGGTTAATAACGATAATGCAAACGAAACGATACGTTGTTACGGTATTGGACGAGTTGAATAACTCTGCTGATCAACTCGTAGATCAGCAGTTGGAGCTACTTGTTGAGCAAATAGGTGAAGCAAAGAGAATATTCGTAGCCGGGGTAGGACGCTCTGGACTTATGATGCGTGCCTTTGCGATGCGACTGATGCACCTTGGCAAAGATGTATACGTTGTCGGAGAGACTGTTACGAGGAGCCTTGCTAAGGGAGATCTTCTTATTATTGGATCAGGTTCAGGTGAGACGAAGTCACTTATTCCAATGGCAGAGAAGGCACAAAGCTTGGAGGCGTGTGTGGCCGTGATGACTTTATCTCCTGTATCTACGGTAAGCAAGCTTTCTAATATTATCGTTACAATGCCTGGTGCGTCTAAGGATCAGTTGCACCATGAGGCAGTCACGATTCAACCCATGGGATCACTTTTTGAGCAGATGCTATTACTCATATGCGATGCGGTTGTTTTACGCCTGATGGAGATACAGTCTTTGAATGGTCAGGCTATGTACGGAAATCACGCTAACTTAGAATAAAGATATGGTGGTCCCAAGGGATCACCTTTTTTGCATTTAAGTTACCAGTTCGAATCGGCAAACCCTATGCGGAGTTGAATGAGAATATCGGTTAAAGTGAGATATTGTTAATAGATTGGCTATTGAAATAGGAAGTATAATAGTATAGTTGTATGAAAGAGAGGTAAATAATCATGTCAGAAACATCGGCTGATCAGACGCGAACGAAGCCCCAAGGGAATAATGGTCCACGTATTCTTCGAGAGAAAGCTACTGTGGCTATTATGATTCAAATGTATTGTATGGGACAAGGGCATATTCGGAATGAGAGTGTTGAGATGGGACCAGGTGAATTGTGCGCTGATTGTAAAGATCTTTTTCAATACTCCCACTTGCGACTGGCCCTTTGTAAATTTGGTGAGGGTAAAACGACATGTGAGAAATGTCCAGTTCATTGTTATAAGCCAGACCGACGCCAACAAATTAAAGCCGTGATGAAATATGCTGGACCACGCATGTTATGGAGCCATCCACTAGTAGCACTACGGCATGCTTTAGATGGGTTTACTAAGTGATTGCACAGATTGTTCACTTGTGAATTGGTAGGGCAAGTATGTATAATGATAAAAATTAGCCGTTTCTGCTTGTGTGAATAGTTTCACTAGTTCGAGAGATAGCTGTGTTATCCTATATCCTGTATCTCTCCAAGGGTCAAAATCAGATGATTTGACTCTTTTTTGTTTTTATTATTTTTTAGGAGCACCTCTACTTATTCTAGTCATGGGAATAGGAATTTGGTTGACGATTCGTTTGGATTTACTTCAATTACTTCGACTACCTAACTGCCTTCTTGGGCAAGATCATTTATTAAGTTGGATGCCATTTGGTTAATTGCAGATATTGTTAATGCATTGATGGCATTCCCTAACTTGATTGCTTTATTAGGCCATTCTGGTGTTGTTGTTGCTGAGACTCGATTGTATATGGATGCTATAGGCAAGAATAAGCGAAAGAAACCATTTCGTGAAATTAATAGTAAAGTAAGCTGAATTTAAAAGCTATGGGGTACGAGGCTTTCCTATACCATGGTTTTTATATTCTTTGAAGGGATCAAGCTGACATTGTTGAATAATTTAAAGAGACTCTCAAATTTTAATAATATAATGTATAAGTTGAGTCGTACTAAATTACAAATTCACGATGCTTTTAAGGAGATATAATATCATGCATACACACACCAGTCTTTTAGAACAATTGCAACAAATGAGAATTAATCAACAAAGTGTCGTCTTAGTTCACTCTTCCATGAAAAGTCTGGGAGAGGTAGAAGGTGGGGCAAATACTGTCCTTGACGTGTTAGAAGAATATATGAAGGACGGACTTCTTGTACTTCCTACGCATACCTGGGCTAATATCAATGAGAACAATCCTAAATTTTATGTGGAGCAATCACCTTCGTGCATTGGGATATTACCTGAGTTATTCCGTAAACGACATGGAGTAATTCGCTCTTGGCATCCTACACATTCGGTAGCAGCGAAAGGGCAAGATGCAGACTGGTTCACAAAAGGTGATGAAGCCTTTGATACACCTTGTGCTAGAGGATCAGCTTGGGGTAAGTTGTTAGATCATCAAGCAACTATTCTGTTAATTGGCGTGGATTTACGAAGAAATACCTTTATGCATGGAGTAGAGGAATGGCTTGATATTCCAGGTCGCATGACTGAACACCATGAGAAGTTACAGACTATTCTAGGTGACGGAACGATTATTGAAGTACCGTCTCGCAGACATTGTGGACAAGC
Coding sequences within:
- a CDS encoding AraC family transcriptional regulator, which produces MNRDLLKENRVHGNPMYPVSIYPNVEQLNGQSILDCHWHDEMEFIVVRQGSATFQINMSYYEVNAGEAIFVNSGELHAGYVERDHGVPCIFSAVVFSPDLLLSHAFDIVQEKFIDPLLKKQLLPPPHIKRTESWEIDILHYLDIILTENENKAPTCELTTKAHLYLILANMANHMQQSTRSNPNPIGSHEKVERIKIVLNYIHDHYPESLKLKDLASEINMSEGHFCRFFKQMVQKTPIDYMNNYRIQKACKLLENSDKKIVDIAMDVGFDNLSYFITVFKNHKNCTPSAYKKQFYEGLNIQAEGTDILTIHRM
- the yicI gene encoding alpha-xylosidase — encoded protein: MKFTDGYWQIREGYEVQNPADIRDITLNGDSMTVYAATKKIETKGDTLNGTLLKATYSSPMPDVIRVQLNHHKGKVKKNPEFELYTEQTDVQIAIDEEVAELTSGSLSVKVNRKEGWNIDFNFAGKRMTGSGWRAPAYIKDPNKTAFYREQLDLGVGEYIYGLGERFTPFVKNGQIVDMWNEDGGTSSEQSYKNIPFYLSNKGYGVFVNHPERVSYEIASENVSRVQFSVEGESLEYFIIGGGTPKEVLNNYTKLTGKPALPPAWTFGLWLTTSFTTDYDETTVNHFIDGMAERDIPLSVFHFDCFWMKEYQWCDFEWDKDMFPDPEGMLRRLKDKGLKICAWINPYIAEKSHLFDEGMEHGYLVKTADGSVWQWDKWQAGMALVDFTNPAAVKWYKDKLKTLVGQGVDSFKTDFGERIPTDVVYYDGSDPVKMHNYYTFLYNKAVFEVLEETVGKGEAALFARSATVGGQQFPVHWGGDCSASYESMAETVRGGLSLGLSGFGFWSHDISGFEMTAAPDVYKRWVQFGLLSSHSRLHGSTSYRVPWLFGDEAVDVVREFTKLKCRLMPYLFNSAVESTVKGLPMMRAMMLEYPEDPTCAPLDTQYMFGDSILVAPIFNKEGDVKYYLPEGTWTNYLTGTVLEGNRWYSENHDFMTLPMMVKSNTILAVGQQDNKTDYDFADGVSLHVFQLADGATAHAEVVNLQAVKELDVTATRSGSVIEVSTSGVGKAWSVVLRGINEVASVDGGKSEAGVDGVVITPAAGATSVKITLA
- a CDS encoding phosphotransferase family protein, whose translation is MYKLFKSVTDDQIRAVMMDTYGPETEVKQISHMKGGAFNTTYYVECTSPVQKLILRIAPGNKEHLLSFEKNIMAVEPYTYELMAQAGIPCTEVVRYDGSGSIIDRPYMLISFIESIQLNDPSITSEEYKELQVELGKYLRQMHDISADTFGFPQADGSVKGSTSWGKVLIDFSREIAALCREYNLLELTVIDRFQDYFVTHSTLFDEITVPSLVHNDLWDPNVLVQRDLAGIPYIAAIIDADKVMFADREFDAILFKNDPQIMKGYGSELDNNSKAITRREAYEMLWMFAFLYIHEIQVEMHEDAAYFKEKAMESFHSLI
- a CDS encoding glycoside hydrolase family 3 C-terminal domain-containing protein — protein: MEQTFKEFAFWNHSLPLEERIQDLISHLTIEEKISLIPTRQAAVDRLGVPAYCVGGEAAHGVAWKGEATVFPQPIGLACTWNPELMKQIGSAVGDEARVFYQNDPTHHGLTLWAPTVDMERDPRWGRTEEAYGEDPHLTGKLTSSLIQGMQGDHPFYLKMVATLKHFFANNNEVDRLTFSSSIDPRNMHEYYLKAFEMPFVEGGAYSMMTAYNSINGTPAIESPYVNQFVKGEWKMPGFIVCDGGDLSQTVEYHKYHKTHAESVAGALKAGVDCLTDEQDLVIDATREALDRGLIDEQDLNHAIRNIFHVRFKLGQFDPSENNPYAAIPSSALMSPEHSKLSHKAAQESIVLLRNEGGLLPLSLKNTESVAVIGPLGDIVYTDWYSGTLPYSVTPFAGISKKLEGSGRHVSYHSGDDVIKLKTVGSGWYVVAGKETTAPLMPQPDGGNDKRALFKHTDWGYGSHTLQSIANGLYVTANDELTLHASAERVWGWFVKEVMDISSQDDEYVSMKTWNGHPIRLSTDEYGATVLRGSEDKESLHDTNFTKEVVSDGLAEAIKAARENEVAVVFVGNSPFVNGKEEVDRPGIELPPAQVELIKEVCKVNPRTVVVIVGSYPYALGEIAEIAPAIIYSSHGGQELGNAIADVLFGDYSPAGRLNMTWYQNEAQLTDFLDYDIIKTNRTYMYFDGKPLYPFGYGLTYSEFNYNNMIVAKSSYHDSETIQLEMEVTNTGDMVSDEVVQLYVKALQSRVKTPIKQLKAFRRINLEPGQKKKVSFQILVSELAIWDVTRDRFCVESGGYQLLVGSSSEDIRLDTTVQVTGEAIPHRDLTGMTYAENYDDYQDVILDECLEGRTGVRAVNDQGWVVYHDVEFKKTVDSLEMRVSGGIAGGKVELRLGSPEGTQVGHCTILPSHRGEWSTVTCDVEEGLEGIHSIYLVLQGSVSISHFTLSS
- a CDS encoding winged helix-turn-helix transcriptional regulator; the encoded protein is MEGALELGDKHFKETVELTLKVIGGKWKPVILCHLTEGTHRFGELKREMPITQKMLTQQLRELEDDEIIIRKAYSQVPPKVEYSLTEYGQTVKELLNTLSSWGEKHQERLEH
- the hxlA gene encoding 3-hexulose-6-phosphate synthase encodes the protein MKLQLALDLVDIPGAIEVVKQVESFVDIVEIGTPIVINEGLHAVKALKEAFPNMTVLADLKIMDAGGYEVMKAVEAGADIVTILGVAEDASIKGAVEEAKKHGKQILVDMIAVKNLAVRAAEVDALGVDYICVHTGYDLQAEGQNSFEDLRTIKAVVKNAKVAVAGGIKLSTLPEVIAVNPDLVIVGGGITGETNMSSAASEMKRLITQG
- the hxlB gene encoding 6-phospho-3-hexuloisomerase, with product MQTKRYVVTVLDELNNSADQLVDQQLELLVEQIGEAKRIFVAGVGRSGLMMRAFAMRLMHLGKDVYVVGETVTRSLAKGDLLIIGSGSGETKSLIPMAEKAQSLEACVAVMTLSPVSTVSKLSNIIVTMPGASKDQLHHEAVTIQPMGSLFEQMLLLICDAVVLRLMEIQSLNGQAMYGNHANLE
- a CDS encoding nitrous oxide-stimulated promoter family protein, which translates into the protein MSETSADQTRTKPQGNNGPRILREKATVAIMIQMYCMGQGHIRNESVEMGPGELCADCKDLFQYSHLRLALCKFGEGKTTCEKCPVHCYKPDRRQQIKAVMKYAGPRMLWSHPLVALRHALDGFTK
- a CDS encoding AAC(3) family N-acetyltransferase, with product MHTHTSLLEQLQQMRINQQSVVLVHSSMKSLGEVEGGANTVLDVLEEYMKDGLLVLPTHTWANINENNPKFYVEQSPSCIGILPELFRKRHGVIRSWHPTHSVAAKGQDADWFTKGDEAFDTPCARGSAWGKLLDHQATILLIGVDLRRNTFMHGVEEWLDIPGRMTEHHEKLQTILGDGTIIEVPSRRHCGQAWSEYFWKVEDVMVKHGALVFGELGDAVVRICDTVKMTDILTEMLREDPDLFSDNEPLSQHMKQLFDN